A genome region from Clostridium sp. JN-9 includes the following:
- a CDS encoding sigma 54-interacting transcriptional regulator, which produces MEQYINRVKHSWKSFIEKGETPVNIKEEILNSWIRCREKKLNYEQGRIEVISPDKIAKIRRENAELISISRPIMKSLQKIVVGSEFIIALTDKQGHIMELIGDENIEGNAEKLNFNLGANWSEEYAGTNAIGTSLFLNEPIQIIGPEHYCRNRHILTCSACIIHNDKGEIIGCLNMSGHYSKAHPHTLGMVVSAVYSIQKQMALIKSSKLLNLTFNSISDGMIITDENLKIKNANKMAEKILNLSRSEIFKLNICNTLKDNDFGNKVMYGEQEYHNFDCSFYVKNRRVRCSMNASPILIGNIAKGIVITFKEEGYVHKVVNKIAGYSASYTFDDIITNNSNVKKTIELAKRASQSECNILLEAPSGTGKEVFAQAIHNYSSRSNGPFVAINCASLPRELVESELFGYEKGAFTGALSEGNPGKFELANGGSIFLDEIGELPLDMQSKLLRVLDNKSIFNS; this is translated from the coding sequence ATGGAACAATATATAAACAGGGTTAAGCATAGCTGGAAGAGTTTTATTGAAAAAGGCGAAACTCCAGTGAATATAAAGGAAGAAATTCTTAATTCATGGATTAGATGCAGAGAGAAAAAATTAAATTATGAGCAAGGCAGAATTGAAGTTATATCTCCTGATAAAATAGCCAAAATAAGAAGAGAAAATGCTGAACTTATTAGTATATCCAGACCTATAATGAAAAGTCTGCAGAAAATTGTAGTTGGGTCTGAATTCATAATTGCTTTAACTGATAAGCAGGGACATATTATGGAGCTTATAGGTGATGAAAATATAGAGGGAAATGCCGAAAAACTAAATTTCAATCTCGGTGCTAACTGGTCAGAGGAATATGCCGGTACAAATGCCATTGGAACTTCCTTATTTTTAAATGAGCCCATTCAAATAATAGGCCCGGAACACTATTGCAGAAACAGGCATATATTAACCTGCTCAGCATGTATTATACACAATGATAAAGGTGAAATAATAGGGTGCTTAAATATGTCCGGTCATTATAGTAAGGCACACCCGCACACATTAGGTATGGTTGTTTCAGCTGTATACTCAATACAGAAGCAGATGGCATTAATTAAGTCCAGTAAGCTTTTAAATCTCACATTTAATTCTATTTCTGACGGAATGATAATTACTGATGAAAATTTAAAAATAAAAAATGCCAACAAAATGGCTGAAAAAATATTAAACCTAAGCAGAAGTGAAATATTTAAGCTGAATATATGTAATACTTTAAAGGATAACGATTTTGGCAATAAAGTTATGTATGGTGAACAGGAATATCATAACTTTGACTGTTCTTTTTATGTTAAGAATAGAAGAGTAAGATGCAGCATGAATGCATCACCAATTCTGATTGGTAATATAGCTAAGGGAATAGTTATAACATTTAAAGAAGAAGGATATGTTCATAAAGTAGTTAACAAAATCGCAGGATATTCTGCATCCTATACATTTGATGATATAATTACAAATAACAGCAATGTAAAAAAGACCATAGAACTTGCCAAAAGAGCTTCACAAAGTGAATGCAATATATTATTAGAGGCCCCAAGCGGCACTGGGAAAGAAGTGTTTGCTCAGGCAATTCATAATTATTCTTCCAGATCCAATGGGCCATTTGTTGCTATAAATTGTGCTTCTCTGCCAAGGGAATTAGTTGAAAGTGAGTTATTTGGATATGAAAAGGGAGCTTTTACTGGGGCTTTAAGTGAAGGAAATCCTGGGAAATTTGAATTAGCTAATGGGGGAAGCATATTTTTAGATGAAATTGGAGAGCTGCCTTTGGACATGCAGTCCAAGCTTTTAAGAGTTTTGGATAATAAGAGTATCTTCAATTCGTAA
- a CDS encoding transposase — MLQLSKNDKDKVLEAIKEGRIDAADVSFPNLIDTIVLKMKNIGLIDKLAESFKDKRKQNKHIPFHILIALAITAKMKLKTSLTDVAFAVTDGELLSELGWNMWDTNKNLEEGLFAEGVMRNLIQKYDAEEFIESYNNYVQNVVMPSLNIAPSIHILDCTKIHVNLDNVNYENSETIKDDGKVIRGYKMGTLRGLMDDSGIIEEIVFDSIKPHDLELCRNMILKSKCLKGGDILINDRGFISRDVINFLKVEKQVDTYVPAKKNMTIYQEAVKIAISEDKWQKHPNRKRKTQEIHLVKDLGMMWQSNTPDKDVDLCACVVHDKKDNEYYVFLTTDTNKTAKQIINTYELRPEIEEDYRQIKDFWKLEDFKSTKYNFITFHIVMTLIGYMYFQLFKNMEEGNKYSGKSLPVIIKNYKEDKQKSVIIYSGQYFGVFSFIEFIQLYAGCSAEVRKLLDPTLALV; from the coding sequence ATGTTACAATTAAGCAAAAACGATAAAGATAAGGTGTTGGAAGCTATAAAAGAAGGTAGGATTGATGCTGCTGACGTAAGTTTCCCTAATCTTATAGATACAATAGTATTAAAAATGAAAAATATAGGACTTATAGATAAATTGGCTGAAAGTTTTAAAGATAAAAGAAAACAAAATAAGCATATTCCATTTCATATACTTATTGCGTTAGCAATTACAGCAAAGATGAAACTTAAAACCAGCCTGACAGATGTCGCCTTTGCTGTGACTGATGGTGAGTTATTATCTGAACTAGGATGGAATATGTGGGATACCAATAAAAACCTTGAAGAAGGGTTATTCGCCGAAGGCGTTATGAGAAATTTAATTCAAAAATATGATGCTGAGGAATTTATAGAGTCTTATAACAATTATGTCCAAAATGTAGTTATGCCATCTCTTAACATAGCTCCATCTATACATATTCTTGATTGCACTAAAATACATGTGAATTTAGATAATGTAAATTATGAAAATTCTGAAACTATAAAAGATGATGGAAAAGTGATTCGTGGTTATAAAATGGGAACATTAAGAGGTCTTATGGATGATTCGGGAATTATAGAAGAGATAGTTTTTGATTCTATAAAGCCTCATGATTTAGAACTTTGTAGAAATATGATTTTAAAAAGTAAATGTTTAAAAGGTGGAGATATTCTCATAAATGACAGGGGATTTATTTCTCGTGATGTTATTAATTTTTTGAAGGTTGAAAAGCAAGTGGATACATATGTACCTGCAAAAAAGAACATGACAATATACCAAGAAGCTGTAAAAATAGCAATCTCCGAAGACAAGTGGCAAAAACACCCTAACAGGAAAAGGAAAACTCAAGAAATACACCTGGTTAAGGATCTAGGTATGATGTGGCAAAGTAATACACCGGATAAAGATGTTGACTTGTGCGCCTGTGTCGTTCATGATAAAAAAGATAATGAATACTATGTATTTTTAACCACAGACACAAATAAAACTGCAAAACAAATAATAAATACTTATGAACTAAGACCAGAAATTGAAGAAGACTATAGACAAATAAAAGACTTTTGGAAATTAGAAGATTTTAAGAGTACAAAATATAATTTTATAACTTTTCATATAGTTATGACACTCATTGGCTACATGTATTTTCAACTATTCAAAAACATGGAGGAGGGAAATAAGTATTCAGGCAAGTCCCTCCCTGTAATTATTAAGAATTATAAAGAAGATAAGCAAAAGTCAGTTATAATATATTCTGGTCAATATTTTGGCGTATTTTCCTTTATTGAATTTATTCAATTGTATGCTGGCTGCTCCGCAGAGGTAAGGAAACTTCTTGATCCAACCTTGGCTTTAGTATAG
- a CDS encoding sigma 54-interacting transcriptional regulator, whose amino-acid sequence MTRIGGTYEKKLNVRIIAATNRNLTDEIEKRNFRSDLYYRLNVMNIKLLPLKDRKDDIEALANYFIYKLNLKNPNNYKSLSLEYIEYLKNYDWPGNIRELRNVVERAYYLCEKSTIEKDEFNESNLIKHNSNDGKSNLLTMDDIEKNSIIKTLNCCNGNILEACEKLNISRATIYRKIKKYNIKVSK is encoded by the coding sequence ATAACAAGAATAGGCGGAACCTATGAAAAAAAATTAAATGTGAGAATAATTGCTGCTACAAATAGGAATCTTACTGATGAAATTGAAAAAAGAAATTTTAGAAGTGATTTATATTATAGATTAAATGTAATGAATATAAAATTACTGCCTTTGAAGGACAGAAAAGATGACATTGAAGCCCTGGCTAATTATTTTATCTACAAACTTAATTTGAAAAACCCTAATAATTACAAGTCATTAAGTTTAGAGTATATTGAATATTTAAAGAATTATGATTGGCCGGGAAACATCAGGGAACTGAGAAACGTTGTAGAAAGAGCTTACTATCTATGTGAAAAAAGTACTATTGAAAAGGATGAATTTAATGAAAGCAATCTGATTAAACATAATTCTAATGATGGTAAAAGTAACCTTTTAACAATGGATGACATTGAAAAAAACAGCATTATAAAAACACTTAACTGCTGCAATGGGAATATATTGGAAGCCTGTGAAAAACTAAACATCAGCAGGGCTACAATTTACAGAAAAATCAAGAAATATAATATTAAAGTCTCAAAGTGA
- a CDS encoding iron-containing alcohol dehydrogenase, with product MSRFTLPRDIYFGENSLEHLKELKGKKAVVVVGGGSMRRFGFLDKVEKYLKEAGLEVKLIEGVEPDPSVETVMNGAKVMREFGPDWIVSIGGGSPIDAAKAMWIFYEYPDFTFEKAVIPFGIPELRKKARFVAIPSTSGTATEVTSFSVITDYKAKIKYPLADFNLTPDIAIIDPALAQTMPAKLTAYTGMDALTHAIEAYVAGLRSDFSDPLAMHAIEMIKEELIKSYEGDKEARSKMHIAQCLAGMAFSNALLGITHSMAHKTGAVFHIPHGCANAIYLPYVIDFNKKACGERYAEIARRLGLSGNTTDELVDSLTSMIKEMNKNMNIPSTLKEYGISEEDFKANLDFISKHALEDACTGANPRKINFEEMKKLFTAIYYGQKVNF from the coding sequence ATGTCAAGATTTACATTACCAAGAGATATTTATTTTGGAGAAAATAGCTTGGAACATTTAAAAGAACTTAAGGGAAAGAAAGCTGTTGTTGTAGTAGGCGGCGGTTCAATGAGAAGATTTGGATTTTTGGATAAAGTTGAAAAATACCTTAAGGAAGCTGGATTAGAAGTAAAATTAATTGAAGGAGTAGAACCTGATCCTTCTGTTGAAACTGTTATGAATGGTGCAAAAGTAATGAGAGAATTTGGACCTGACTGGATTGTATCAATAGGTGGAGGATCTCCAATAGATGCTGCAAAAGCTATGTGGATATTCTATGAATACCCAGACTTTACATTTGAAAAAGCTGTTATTCCATTTGGAATTCCAGAATTAAGAAAAAAGGCCAGATTTGTAGCAATTCCATCAACAAGCGGAACAGCTACAGAAGTAACTTCCTTCTCAGTAATTACAGATTATAAAGCAAAAATAAAATATCCTTTAGCTGATTTTAATTTAACTCCTGATATAGCAATAATTGATCCTGCATTGGCTCAGACAATGCCTGCAAAATTAACTGCATATACAGGTATGGATGCTCTTACACATGCTATTGAAGCATATGTAGCCGGATTAAGGTCAGACTTCAGTGATCCTCTTGCAATGCATGCAATTGAAATGATTAAAGAAGAATTAATTAAATCATATGAAGGGGATAAGGAAGCAAGAAGCAAAATGCATATTGCTCAGTGTCTGGCTGGAATGGCATTTTCAAATGCTTTACTTGGTATAACACACAGTATGGCACATAAGACTGGTGCTGTATTCCATATTCCTCATGGCTGTGCTAATGCTATCTATCTACCATATGTAATTGACTTTAACAAAAAAGCATGCGGTGAAAGATATGCTGAAATAGCTAGAAGATTAGGATTAAGCGGAAATACTACAGATGAACTGGTTGATTCATTAACTTCAATGATTAAGGAAATGAATAAAAATATGAATATCCCAAGTACTCTTAAAGAGTATGGAATATCAGAAGAAGATTTCAAAGCAAATCTTGATTTTATTTCTAAGCATGCTTTAGAAGATGCTTGTACTGGAGCAAATCCAAGAAAAATAAATTTCGAAGAAATGAAAAAGTTATTTACAGCAATATATTATGGACAAAAAGTTAACTTTTAG
- a CDS encoding sulfide/dihydroorotate dehydrogenase-like FAD/NAD-binding protein produces MYKILKKEIVAPNIFLMDIEAPRVAKSAKPGQFIILRIDEKGERIPLTICDFDEKKGSVTIVVQAVGNSTTEMLNLNQGDSLADFVGPLGTPSEFVHEDLETLKAKKIMFVAGGVGAAPVYPQVRWLRQRGVNVEVIIGGKSKDYLLLVDEMKALGAVVHIATDDGSAGYKGLVTGLLKELIDAGNNYSEVIAIGPMIMMKFVAKLTKEYNIKTIVSLNTLMVDGTGMCGACRVTVGGKTKFTCVDGPEFDAHLVDFDEAMRRAALYKSEEGRALHKAEEKKEDYVCKCKTETGSDK; encoded by the coding sequence ATGTATAAAATTTTAAAAAAGGAAATTGTAGCACCAAACATTTTTCTTATGGATATAGAGGCACCAAGAGTAGCAAAAAGTGCAAAGCCTGGTCAGTTTATAATTTTAAGAATTGATGAAAAAGGTGAAAGAATACCTTTAACAATTTGTGATTTTGATGAAAAGAAGGGTTCTGTTACAATCGTTGTACAGGCAGTTGGAAATTCCACAACAGAAATGCTTAACTTAAATCAGGGTGACTCTTTAGCAGATTTTGTTGGACCTTTAGGAACACCTTCAGAGTTTGTTCATGAAGATTTAGAAACTCTGAAAGCTAAAAAAATAATGTTTGTTGCTGGTGGAGTTGGAGCAGCACCAGTGTATCCTCAGGTTAGATGGCTTAGACAAAGAGGAGTAAACGTAGAAGTTATTATTGGCGGAAAAAGTAAAGATTATTTACTGCTGGTAGATGAAATGAAAGCTCTTGGAGCAGTAGTACATATTGCCACTGATGACGGTTCAGCTGGATATAAAGGACTTGTTACAGGCCTTTTAAAAGAACTTATAGATGCTGGCAATAACTATAGTGAGGTAATAGCTATAGGCCCAATGATAATGATGAAATTTGTAGCTAAGCTTACAAAAGAATATAATATTAAAACAATAGTAAGTTTAAATACATTGATGGTTGATGGTACTGGTATGTGTGGAGCATGCAGAGTAACAGTAGGCGGAAAAACCAAGTTTACATGTGTTGATGGCCCAGAGTTTGATGCACATCTTGTAGACTTTGATGAGGCTATGAGAAGAGCAGCTTTATATAAGAGCGAAGAGGGAAGAGCACTCCATAAAGCTGAAGAGAAAAAAGAAGATTATGTATGCAAATGCAAAACTGAAACAGGAAGTGATAAATAA
- the gltA gene encoding NADPH-dependent glutamate synthase, protein MDRMKRTPISEQDPKVRAKNFDEVCLGYTEDEAVQEASRCLNCKKPMCVTQCPVTIHIPEFIQHVKNREFEEAARVIAQSSSLPAVCGRVCPQESQCEEKCVLGIKGEAVAIGKLERFVADWSRENNIDLSEKLPANNKKVAVIGSGPAGLTCAGDLAKLGYDVTIFEALHKAGGVLVYGIPEFRLPKDTVVAHEIENVKKLGVKIETNVVIGRTVTIDELVEQEKFDAVFIGSGAGLPKFMGIPGENLNGVFSANEFLTRNNLMKAFKDDYDTPIKVGAKVAVVGGGNVAMDSARTALRLGAEVHIVYRRSEAELPARAEEVHHAKEEGIIFDLLVNPVEILGNEKGWVNGMKCVRMELGEPDASGRRKPIEIPGSEFVIDVDTVIMSLGTSPNPLIAKTTKGLEMNKRKCLVAEEETGATTRTGIYAGGDAVTGAATVILAMGAGKKAAKAIDEYLNNK, encoded by the coding sequence ATGGATAGAATGAAAAGAACACCAATAAGTGAACAGGATCCAAAGGTTAGAGCTAAAAATTTTGATGAGGTATGTCTTGGATATACAGAAGATGAAGCAGTACAGGAAGCTTCCAGATGCTTAAACTGTAAGAAGCCTATGTGTGTAACACAGTGCCCTGTAACTATTCATATTCCAGAATTTATCCAGCACGTAAAAAATAGAGAATTTGAAGAAGCAGCTAGAGTTATAGCACAATCATCATCACTTCCTGCAGTTTGCGGCAGAGTCTGCCCTCAGGAAAGTCAATGTGAGGAAAAATGTGTTCTTGGCATTAAAGGAGAAGCAGTAGCAATAGGTAAACTGGAAAGATTTGTGGCAGACTGGTCAAGAGAAAACAATATAGATTTAAGTGAAAAGCTGCCAGCTAATAATAAAAAGGTTGCAGTAATTGGTTCAGGTCCAGCAGGGCTTACCTGTGCCGGTGATTTAGCTAAACTTGGCTATGATGTAACAATATTTGAAGCACTTCATAAGGCAGGCGGAGTTTTAGTATATGGTATACCTGAATTCAGACTTCCTAAGGATACAGTAGTTGCACATGAAATAGAAAATGTTAAAAAACTTGGAGTTAAGATTGAAACAAATGTAGTAATTGGAAGAACAGTAACAATTGATGAATTAGTTGAGCAGGAAAAATTTGATGCTGTATTTATAGGGTCGGGTGCAGGACTGCCAAAGTTCATGGGTATACCTGGGGAAAACTTAAATGGAGTATTTTCTGCCAATGAGTTTTTAACAAGAAATAACCTAATGAAGGCTTTTAAGGATGATTATGATACACCAATAAAAGTTGGAGCAAAGGTTGCTGTTGTAGGTGGTGGAAACGTGGCCATGGATTCTGCAAGAACTGCACTTAGACTTGGAGCAGAGGTCCATATTGTATATAGAAGAAGTGAGGCTGAGTTACCTGCCAGAGCTGAAGAAGTACATCATGCAAAGGAAGAGGGCATAATTTTTGATCTTTTAGTTAACCCTGTTGAAATTCTTGGAAATGAGAAGGGCTGGGTTAATGGAATGAAATGTGTGAGAATGGAACTTGGAGAGCCTGATGCTTCAGGAAGAAGAAAACCAATTGAAATTCCAGGATCTGAATTTGTAATTGATGTTGATACAGTAATAATGTCTCTTGGAACATCACCAAACCCATTAATTGCAAAAACTACAAAGGGTCTTGAGATGAATAAACGCAAATGTCTTGTTGCTGAAGAAGAAACCGGCGCAACCACTAGAACAGGAATATATGCTGGCGGAGATGCTGTTACCGGCGCTGCAACAGTTATACTTGCAATGGGAGCAGGCAAAAAAGCTGCAAAGGCTATTGATGAATATTTAAATAATAAATAA
- a CDS encoding Rrf2 family transcriptional regulator: MKLSTKGRYGVKAMVELAIHYGEQPLSIKSISEKQKISEYYLEQLFSPLRKAKLIKSIRGAQGGYYLSRPPEEITVAQIMNVLEGPIEISECLEDKSCSNIGSCATRLLWARLKDSMDKVMESTTLHDMVEDYKNMNSDKIKGV; this comes from the coding sequence ATGAAGTTATCTACTAAAGGAAGATATGGAGTAAAAGCCATGGTAGAATTGGCTATTCATTATGGAGAACAACCACTTTCTATAAAAAGTATATCAGAAAAGCAAAAAATTTCTGAGTATTATCTTGAACAGCTGTTTTCACCTTTGAGAAAGGCAAAATTAATTAAAAGTATCAGGGGAGCTCAGGGTGGATATTATTTAAGCAGACCTCCTGAAGAAATAACAGTGGCACAAATTATGAATGTGCTTGAAGGACCTATAGAAATTTCTGAGTGCCTTGAAGATAAGAGCTGCTCAAATATAGGATCCTGTGCCACCAGATTATTATGGGCAAGGCTTAAGGACAGCATGGATAAAGTAATGGAATCAACTACTCTTCACGATATGGTTGAAGACTATAAAAATATGAATTCTGATAAAATTAAAGGAGTGTAG
- the nifS gene encoding cysteine desulfurase NifS, with amino-acid sequence MDRKVYMDYAATTFTRPEVLKEMMPYFTEEFGNPSSLYSFSDNTKKAVNLSRERVAKAINAEKNEIFFTAGGSESDNWALKGIAYAHMNKGKHIITTSIEHHAIINTSKFLERQGFQVTYLPVDKYGMVSVEDVEKAIRPDTILVSIMFANNEVGTIQPIKEIGKLCREHKILFHTDAVQAVAHVPIDVKDMNIDLLSMSGHKFYGPKGIGALYIRKGIKIESLIHGGGQERGKRASTENIPGIVGIGKAIELATNEMKSESKRLTALRDKLVSGIIERIPYTKINGTRDQSKRLPGNANFSFIGIEGETLLLDLDFAGIYASTGSACASASLDPSHVLLAMGLKHEVAHGSLRLTLGAKSTEEDVDYILEVLPGLVKRRREMSPLWEDFLKLSDKDKSFAE; translated from the coding sequence ATGGATAGAAAAGTATATATGGACTATGCAGCCACAACATTTACAAGGCCAGAAGTATTAAAGGAGATGATGCCTTATTTTACTGAAGAATTTGGTAACCCATCTTCATTATATTCATTTTCAGATAACACTAAAAAGGCAGTAAATTTGAGCAGAGAAAGAGTTGCAAAAGCAATTAATGCAGAAAAAAATGAGATATTTTTTACTGCAGGTGGTTCAGAATCAGATAACTGGGCACTTAAAGGTATAGCTTATGCACATATGAATAAAGGGAAGCATATAATTACTACTTCAATTGAACACCATGCTATAATCAATACATCAAAATTTTTGGAAAGACAGGGATTTCAGGTTACATATCTGCCAGTGGACAAATATGGTATGGTAAGTGTAGAAGATGTAGAAAAAGCAATAAGACCTGATACAATTTTAGTTTCTATTATGTTTGCAAATAATGAAGTGGGCACTATACAGCCAATTAAGGAAATTGGAAAGCTATGCAGGGAACATAAGATTTTATTTCATACAGATGCAGTTCAAGCAGTTGCTCATGTTCCAATAGATGTTAAAGATATGAATATTGATCTTCTTTCTATGTCAGGTCATAAGTTTTATGGGCCAAAAGGAATTGGAGCACTTTACATAAGAAAAGGAATTAAAATTGAAAGTCTCATTCATGGAGGCGGCCAGGAGAGAGGCAAAAGAGCCAGTACTGAAAATATACCAGGAATAGTAGGCATTGGAAAAGCTATTGAACTGGCTACAAATGAAATGAAAAGTGAGAGTAAAAGATTAACTGCCTTGAGAGATAAATTAGTAAGTGGAATAATAGAGAGAATTCCATATACAAAAATAAATGGAACCAGGGACCAAAGCAAAAGATTACCTGGAAATGCTAACTTCAGCTTTATTGGCATAGAAGGTGAAACATTATTACTTGATTTGGATTTTGCTGGAATATATGCATCTACTGGAAGTGCATGCGCATCAGCATCTTTGGACCCTTCCCATGTACTTTTAGCTATGGGATTAAAACATGAGGTAGCTCATGGATCTTTAAGGCTTACTTTGGGGGCAAAGAGTACTGAAGAAGATGTGGATTATATTTTAGAAGTACTGCCGGGTTTAGTTAAGAGAAGAAGAGAAATGTCTCCACTTTGGGAAGACTTTTTAAAGCTTTCTGATAAAGATAAATCATTTGCAGAATAA
- the nifU gene encoding Fe-S cluster assembly scaffold protein NifU → MMYSEKVMDHFRNPRNVGEIPDANGIGEVGNPKCGDIMKIYIKVEDNIIKDVKFKTFGCGSAIASSSMATELIKGKNLEDAWELTNKAVAEALDGLPPVKMHCSVLAEEAIHKAINDYRKSVGLEEWAVKNHSETIHEHVHGEN, encoded by the coding sequence ATGATGTATAGTGAAAAAGTTATGGATCACTTTAGAAATCCAAGAAATGTAGGTGAAATTCCTGATGCTAACGGCATAGGTGAAGTTGGAAACCCTAAGTGCGGGGATATTATGAAAATATACATTAAAGTTGAAGATAATATAATTAAAGATGTAAAGTTTAAAACATTTGGATGCGGTTCAGCTATTGCTTCATCAAGTATGGCTACAGAATTAATAAAGGGCAAGAATTTAGAAGATGCATGGGAGCTTACAAATAAAGCTGTGGCTGAAGCTCTAGACGGACTTCCTCCAGTAAAAATGCACTGTTCAGTATTAGCTGAAGAAGCAATTCATAAGGCTATAAATGATTATAGAAAATCTGTAGGATTAGAAGAATGGGCTGTTAAGAATCATTCAGAAACTATTCATGAACATGTTCATGGAGAAAACTAA
- a CDS encoding PRC-barrel domain-containing protein, with translation MYRVKDFILMEVFNVNGKKIGYINDILIDFDKKRVIGFKVSSSGIFSNSINVLNEDIISFNNVMIVDKFNKNRYFSFSEIKGLDTVDNCGNIIGVIEECIFRKNDFYITGLLISTGFFNNFINGKLAIPVCNTILGEDNLLNYKQCDKFNLRSMPHKLFKKDGEIKIVEEQETN, from the coding sequence ATGTATAGAGTAAAAGATTTTATTTTAATGGAAGTTTTTAATGTTAATGGTAAAAAAATAGGCTATATTAATGATATCTTAATAGATTTTGATAAGAAAAGGGTTATTGGTTTTAAAGTTTCCTCCAGTGGAATTTTTAGTAATAGTATAAATGTTTTAAATGAGGATATTATCTCATTTAATAATGTGATGATTGTAGATAAATTTAATAAAAACAGATATTTCAGCTTCAGCGAAATAAAAGGATTGGATACTGTTGATAACTGCGGAAATATAATTGGTGTAATTGAAGAGTGTATTTTTAGAAAAAATGATTTTTATATTACTGGACTATTAATTTCCACTGGTTTTTTTAATAATTTTATTAATGGAAAGCTTGCTATTCCTGTTTGTAATACCATACTTGGGGAGGATAATTTACTTAATTACAAACAGTGTGACAAGTTTAATTTAAGGAGCATGCCGCATAAATTGTTCAAAAAAGATGGTGAAATAAAAATTGTTGAAGAACAAGAAACAAATTAA
- a CDS encoding AI-2E family transporter produces the protein MLKNKKQIKLILIFVFFIAVIWIIYKSFVLKEIVYLIFISLIIAYTLMPLQNKIVEKGLNKRLSALMIIVFLIFLCAAFIYIIVPSILKEGLNVDSGIIKIQKNIEIIYEKFKPLNNNKTIYVIMDKIYDKIDNLMAEILNKLFDGALNIGQDLLSAAVIPIISYYFMADSDIIFNKALIMFPIKSRRIIKNILQDIDKVLGKYIVGQLLLSVIIGVFTFIILFTLKVDFPVLLSILNAFFNIIPYFGPIFGAVPAVIMGFIKSTKAGIYTIIFLYLLQLIEGNIISPKVTGNSVSMHPLLVIILLLLGGQIGGFIGMIIAVPVGVIVKIIYEDINYYFF, from the coding sequence TTGTTGAAGAACAAGAAACAAATTAAATTAATTTTAATATTTGTATTTTTTATAGCAGTAATATGGATTATATATAAAAGCTTTGTTTTAAAAGAAATAGTGTATTTAATTTTTATATCATTAATTATTGCATATACACTTATGCCCCTTCAAAATAAAATTGTAGAAAAAGGCTTAAATAAGAGGCTTTCAGCACTGATGATTATTGTATTTTTAATATTTCTTTGTGCTGCATTTATTTATATTATTGTTCCTTCAATTTTAAAAGAGGGATTAAATGTAGACAGCGGCATTATAAAAATACAGAAAAATATAGAAATTATTTATGAAAAATTTAAGCCATTAAATAATAATAAAACTATTTACGTTATAATGGATAAAATATATGATAAAATAGATAATTTAATGGCAGAAATCCTAAATAAATTATTTGATGGAGCATTAAATATAGGTCAGGATTTACTCTCAGCAGCTGTTATACCCATAATATCCTATTATTTTATGGCAGACAGTGATATTATTTTTAATAAAGCACTAATAATGTTTCCAATTAAATCAAGAAGAATAATAAAAAATATTTTACAGGATATTGATAAGGTCTTAGGTAAATACATAGTTGGGCAGTTATTATTAAGTGTTATTATTGGAGTTTTTACATTTATTATTTTATTTACATTAAAAGTTGATTTTCCAGTGTTATTATCGATTTTAAATGCTTTCTTTAATATAATTCCATACTTTGGACCAATATTTGGAGCCGTCCCAGCTGTTATAATGGGTTTTATAAAGTCCACAAAAGCAGGAATATATACAATAATTTTTTTGTATCTGCTTCAATTAATAGAAGGAAATATTATATCCCCAAAAGTTACTGGCAACAGCGTAAGCATGCATCCTCTTCTGGTAATTATATTGCTGCTTCTGGGTGGGCAAATTGGAGGATTTATAGGCATGATAATAGCTGTACCTGTAGGAGTGATAGTAAAAATTATATATGAAGATATTAATTATTACTTTTTTTAA